A genomic window from Terrisporobacter glycolicus ATCC 14880 = DSM 1288 includes:
- a CDS encoding 3'-5' exonuclease, whose translation MEYIVFDLEFNQGFDRKLNKTVSNEKCPFEIIQIGAVKLDSNLEIIDTFNTFVKPHIYKEIHPFIKKMTNITNEDVKNAPCFSEAFNMFKSFINKENNILCVWGNGDLKELYRNINYYKLSIDSLSSTYINIQHHASVYFKNPSGKSIGLQNAITLLELNEDKSYHNALNDAYYTSLVFQNIFNDEIETKKYNFDNDDKKKPVTKRKVNYDSIFGEFKKILNRDLNKEEKKIIHLAYKMGRRSKSSKEKNNLKD comes from the coding sequence ATGGAATATATAGTTTTTGATTTAGAGTTTAATCAAGGATTTGATAGAAAGCTAAATAAGACAGTTTCTAATGAAAAATGCCCTTTTGAAATTATTCAAATAGGCGCTGTCAAGTTGGACTCTAACTTAGAAATAATTGATACTTTTAACACTTTTGTTAAACCTCACATATATAAAGAAATTCACCCCTTCATAAAGAAAATGACTAACATAACTAATGAAGATGTAAAAAATGCACCTTGTTTTTCTGAAGCTTTTAATATGTTTAAGTCTTTTATAAATAAGGAAAACAATATACTTTGTGTTTGGGGAAATGGAGATTTAAAAGAATTATACAGAAATATCAATTATTATAAATTATCTATAGATAGTTTATCTAGCACTTATATCAATATCCAACATCATGCTTCTGTTTACTTTAAAAATCCAAGTGGAAAAAGCATTGGTCTTCAAAATGCTATTACACTGTTAGAATTGAATGAAGATAAATCTTATCATAACGCTTTAAATGATGCTTATTATACTTCTTTAGTATTTCAAAATATTTTTAATGATGAAATAGAGACTAAAAAATATAATTTCGATAATGATGATAAAAAGAAACCTGTTACAAAGCGAAAAGTAAATTATGATAGCATTTTCGGCGAATTCAAAAAGATTCTAAATAGAGATTTAAACAAAGAAGAAAAAAAGATTATTCATCTAGCTTATAAAATGGGTAGAAGAAGTAAATCTTCTAAAGAAAAAAATAATCTGAAAGATTAA
- a CDS encoding DEAD/DEAH box helicase family protein — MRQNINIKSQLDALKVKEVEQIFYEKNYDNTNVVPKVTPFRGINTDLLYIKNNKILFIKFMDTSEDLFSILDEELIEVMNEEYELLKLKMAQFYNNISFNYVFVMPYVDIEETYGLEDFISNNIIDKSKLKSIIHNKEELDNYLKKENNEIELNLYILDICPEYYDLNGAYHLNKEFKKITFSQDEYNYSATMITDEQLEISLSINYGNVLIEGPTGSGKTTIMMSRAIKLARIYPHHNFIIFTHTKQLCNQLRESLKLLYKDNNNLEVHTISSFVFKLSKKYNLILDYGLLKKDYEKTFNNLIKQAKNVIKNKKMFKGIFIDESESFDRRDIEFIQEFLYETKYILNVYYCESLNIYNSVNIYKSPLQNIDFDEKTLLRKNYRQKNAVIDFSNKFCVSANNYIKDLRSNVKRDIYIPSDIVMEGGISTQIVKVEDLEEQINSILWEIEYLVNNKGLNYSDIAIVFPYNKKKLKNGKTIYFQYILRKALDDVSIPYIVGDDNLTKYGKKSGITISNLYFIKSLEYKAVVFCELEMLYNQTINEQDQDYQVNDFIGDLNKIYMVMNRASEYLTFITTFNEKSSELINILVNSVNK, encoded by the coding sequence TTGAGACAAAATATTAATATTAAATCACAATTAGATGCATTAAAAGTAAAAGAAGTTGAACAAATTTTTTACGAAAAGAACTATGACAATACAAATGTAGTGCCAAAAGTTACTCCTTTTAGAGGAATTAACACAGATTTATTATATATAAAAAATAATAAAATACTTTTTATAAAATTTATGGATACAAGTGAAGATTTATTTTCTATATTAGACGAAGAATTAATTGAAGTAATGAATGAAGAATATGAGTTGTTAAAATTGAAAATGGCTCAATTTTATAATAATATTAGTTTTAATTATGTATTTGTAATGCCTTATGTGGATATAGAAGAGACATATGGCTTAGAAGATTTTATTAGCAATAATATAATAGACAAGAGTAAATTAAAAAGTATAATCCATAATAAAGAAGAGTTAGACAATTATTTAAAAAAGGAAAATAATGAAATAGAGCTAAATTTATATATTTTAGATATATGTCCAGAATACTATGACTTAAATGGTGCTTACCATCTTAACAAAGAGTTTAAAAAAATAACTTTTTCTCAGGATGAGTATAATTATAGTGCTACTATGATTACAGACGAACAATTAGAAATATCACTTTCTATTAATTATGGAAATGTATTGATAGAAGGTCCTACAGGTAGTGGTAAAACAACTATTATGATGAGCAGAGCTATAAAATTAGCACGTATATATCCGCACCATAACTTTATAATCTTTACTCATACTAAGCAACTTTGTAACCAACTTAGAGAAAGTCTTAAACTATTATATAAAGATAATAATAACTTAGAGGTACATACAATTTCATCTTTTGTATTTAAATTATCTAAAAAGTATAACTTAATACTAGATTATGGTTTATTAAAAAAGGATTATGAGAAAACTTTTAATAATTTGATAAAACAAGCTAAAAATGTTATAAAAAATAAAAAAATGTTTAAAGGTATATTTATAGATGAAAGTGAAAGTTTTGATAGAAGAGATATTGAGTTTATTCAAGAATTTTTATATGAAACTAAATATATACTTAATGTGTATTACTGTGAATCTTTAAACATATATAATAGTGTAAATATATACAAAAGTCCTTTGCAAAATATTGATTTTGATGAAAAAACACTTCTTAGAAAAAATTATAGACAGAAAAATGCAGTTATTGACTTTTCTAATAAATTTTGTGTAAGTGCTAATAATTATATAAAAGATTTGAGAAGTAATGTAAAGCGAGACATATATATACCTAGTGATATTGTTATGGAAGGTGGAATTTCAACTCAAATTGTGAAAGTAGAAGATTTAGAAGAACAAATTAATTCAATACTATGGGAAATTGAATATCTTGTAAATAACAAAGGATTGAATTACAGTGACATAGCCATTGTATTTCCATATAATAAAAAGAAATTGAAAAATGGAAAAACAATATATTTTCAATATATCCTTAGAAAGGCATTGGATGATGTAAGTATTCCATATATTGTTGGAGATGATAATTTAACTAAATATGGTAAAAAAAGTGGTATAACCATATCAAACTTATACTTTATCAAAAGCTTAGAATATAAAGCAGTTGTATTTTGCGAATTAGAAATGTTATATAATCAAACTATAAATGAGCAAGATCAAGATTATCAAGTGAATGACTTTATAGGTGATCTTAATAAAATATATATGGTTATGAATAGAGCTAGTGAATATTTAACATTTATAACCACTTTTAACGAAAAATCTAGTGAATTAATCAATATACTAGTTAATTCTGTAAATAAGTAA
- a CDS encoding pyridoxal phosphate-dependent aminotransferase, which produces MKFSKRLSSMQQSPIRKLAPFASAAKAEGVNVYHLNIGQPDIITPEGFFNTVKNFDKKVLEYAGSQGMPELIEAIRKYYTTYDMNFASEDIIVTNGGSEALLFAFMAACDPGDNILVPEPFYTNYNGFAQCLNVEVKSVTTVAENGFHLPSKEEIIAKIDDKTSAILVVNPGNPTGCVYTKEEVQMIAEIAKEKDLWIIADEVYREFVYEGLEYTSFGNIKEVEDRVIIIDSVSKRYSACGARIGSIACKNKQFMAEVMKVCQGRLCVATIEQLGAAALYNTPKSYFKEVNDEYRNRRDTLYNELMKAEGVICEKPMGAFYIVAKLPVENAEDFVAWTLKEFRRDNETVMCTPAEGFYSTPGLGKNEIRLAYVLKEEDLRRAGQLLKEALEEYSQLEKEKSALAKA; this is translated from the coding sequence ATGAAATTTTCAAAAAGACTTAGTTCAATGCAACAATCACCTATAAGAAAGTTAGCACCATTCGCTTCAGCTGCTAAGGCTGAGGGAGTTAATGTATACCACCTAAATATAGGCCAACCAGATATAATAACTCCAGAAGGGTTTTTTAACACAGTTAAAAATTTCGACAAAAAAGTTTTAGAATATGCAGGTTCTCAAGGAATGCCTGAATTAATTGAAGCTATAAGAAAATATTACACTACATACGACATGAATTTCGCAAGTGAAGATATTATAGTTACTAATGGTGGTAGTGAAGCTTTATTATTTGCTTTTATGGCTGCATGTGACCCAGGGGATAATATATTAGTTCCTGAACCATTCTATACAAACTACAATGGTTTTGCACAATGTTTAAATGTTGAGGTAAAATCTGTTACTACAGTTGCAGAAAACGGTTTCCACTTACCTTCTAAAGAAGAAATAATAGCTAAAATAGACGATAAGACTTCCGCTATACTAGTTGTTAACCCAGGAAATCCAACTGGATGCGTATATACTAAAGAGGAAGTTCAAATGATAGCTGAAATAGCTAAAGAAAAAGATTTATGGATAATAGCTGATGAAGTGTATAGAGAGTTCGTATATGAAGGGCTTGAGTATACAAGTTTTGGAAATATTAAAGAAGTCGAAGATAGAGTTATTATTATAGACAGTGTTTCTAAGAGATACAGTGCTTGTGGTGCTAGAATAGGTTCTATAGCTTGCAAAAACAAACAATTCATGGCTGAAGTAATGAAAGTTTGCCAAGGAAGACTTTGTGTTGCTACAATAGAACAATTAGGTGCTGCAGCTTTATATAATACTCCAAAATCTTATTTCAAAGAAGTTAATGACGAGTATAGAAACAGAAGAGATACTTTATATAATGAATTAATGAAAGCCGAAGGCGTTATATGTGAAAAGCCTATGGGTGCATTTTATATAGTTGCTAAATTACCAGTTGAAAATGCTGAAGATTTTGTTGCTTGGACATTAAAAGAATTTAGAAGAGATAATGAAACTGTTATGTGTACTCCTGCTGAAGGTTTCTACTCTACTCCAGGTCTTGGTAAAAACGAAATTAGACTTGCTTATGTGTTAAAAGAAGAAGACTTAAGAAGAGCTGGTCAATTATTAAAAGAAGCTCTAGAAGAATATTCTCAATTAGAAAAAGAAAAATCTGCTTTAGCTAAAGCTTAA
- a CDS encoding MarR family winged helix-turn-helix transcriptional regulator, whose amino-acid sequence MNCIVTNTIGFLSKTFPKIYSSLYLEYLKKYSALYNVNKTQLRALVFIKNHGSISMTELCAKLNIEKGSLTSMIDDLTKKGYVYREKDLADRRKYMIVITEEGEKLAINFTSKLSDELEQKLFKLDESDRLRYQEALETLQYILNKEELN is encoded by the coding sequence ATGAACTGTATAGTAACAAATACAATTGGTTTTTTATCAAAAACCTTTCCTAAAATTTACTCAAGTCTTTACTTAGAATACCTAAAGAAATATTCGGCATTATACAATGTAAATAAAACACAATTAAGAGCTTTAGTATTCATAAAAAATCATGGTAGTATAAGTATGACAGAGCTATGTGCTAAATTAAATATAGAAAAAGGTAGTCTAACAAGTATGATAGATGATCTAACTAAAAAAGGCTATGTTTATAGGGAAAAGGATTTAGCGGATAGAAGAAAATACATGATAGTTATTACAGAAGAAGGGGAAAAGTTAGCTATAAACTTTACTAGTAAATTAAGTGATGAACTAGAACAAAAGCTATTTAAGCTAGACGAAAGTGATAGATTAAGGTATCAAGAGGCTCTAGAAACTCTTCAGTACATACTAAATAAAGAAGAATTAAATTAA
- the purB gene encoding adenylosuccinate lyase, protein MIENKYTTYSNPLTERYCSKNMSYIFSPQFKFSTWRKLWIALAEGEKELGINISDEQIEELKTHIDDINFDEAKKIEKEVRHDVMSHVKAYGLQCPKAKGIIHLGATSAYVGDNTDVIQMNEALKLIRIKLVNLIDNLKDFSLKYKDVPTLGFTHFQAAQLTTVGKRATLWAQDLIIDLEDLNYRLENMKLRGVKGTTGTQASFMSLFENDTNKIKELDKIVCEKMGYKESYKVSGQTYTRKLDSQVLNVLAGIAQSMHKMTNDIRLLQSLKELEEPFEKNQIGSSAMAYKRNPMRSERIASLSKFIISESISPALVEATQWLERSLDDSANKRLAIPQAFMAADAILDIGINVTDGLVVYENMIRKHIDEELPFMATENILMEAVKRGGDRQELHEVIRELSMKAAYRVKHEGLNNNLIELIIEDEAFKMLNKEEIISILDPMNFVGRAPQQVVEFVEEYLEPAISDYKDCIGLEVDLRV, encoded by the coding sequence ATGATAGAAAATAAGTACACAACATATTCAAATCCTTTAACAGAAAGATATTGTAGCAAAAACATGAGCTATATTTTTTCTCCTCAATTTAAGTTTTCAACTTGGAGAAAGCTATGGATTGCATTAGCTGAGGGTGAAAAAGAACTAGGAATAAACATAAGTGATGAGCAAATAGAGGAATTAAAAACTCATATAGATGATATAAATTTTGATGAAGCAAAAAAAATAGAAAAAGAAGTAAGACATGATGTAATGAGTCATGTTAAGGCTTATGGACTTCAATGCCCAAAAGCAAAAGGGATAATTCACTTAGGTGCAACATCAGCTTATGTTGGTGATAATACAGATGTTATTCAAATGAATGAAGCATTAAAATTAATAAGAATTAAACTTGTTAATTTAATTGATAATCTTAAAGATTTCTCTTTAAAATATAAAGATGTTCCAACATTAGGATTTACACACTTTCAAGCAGCTCAGCTTACAACAGTAGGAAAAAGGGCTACTCTTTGGGCGCAAGACTTAATAATCGATCTAGAAGACTTAAACTATAGATTAGAAAATATGAAGCTTAGAGGAGTAAAAGGAACTACTGGAACTCAAGCAAGTTTCATGAGTTTATTTGAAAATGACACAAATAAAATAAAAGAATTAGATAAAATAGTATGTGAAAAAATGGGATATAAAGAATCTTATAAAGTAAGTGGTCAAACATATACTAGAAAATTAGATTCTCAAGTATTAAATGTACTTGCTGGAATAGCACAAAGTATGCATAAGATGACAAATGATATAAGATTGTTACAAAGCTTAAAAGAGTTAGAAGAGCCATTTGAAAAAAATCAAATAGGATCATCTGCGATGGCTTATAAGAGAAATCCAATGAGAAGTGAAAGAATAGCTTCTTTATCTAAGTTTATAATTTCTGAATCAATATCACCAGCTTTAGTAGAAGCCACACAATGGTTAGAAAGAAGTTTAGATGATTCAGCTAACAAAAGACTTGCTATACCACAAGCATTTATGGCTGCAGATGCAATATTAGATATAGGCATAAATGTAACTGATGGGTTAGTTGTATATGAAAATATGATAAGAAAACATATAGATGAGGAATTACCATTTATGGCTACAGAAAATATACTTATGGAAGCTGTAAAAAGAGGTGGAGATAGACAGGAATTACATGAGGTAATAAGAGAGTTATCTATGAAAGCGGCTTACAGGGTTAAACATGAAGGTTTAAATAATAATCTAATTGAATTAATAATTGAAGATGAAGCATTCAAAATGTTAAATAAGGAAGAAATAATATCTATATTAGACCCTATGAACTTTGTAGGGAGAGCTCCTCAGCAAGTTGTAGAGTTTGTAGAAGAATATTTAGAGCCAGCTATAAGCGATTATAAAGATTGTATAGGTTTAGAAGTAGACTTGAGAGTATAA
- a CDS encoding galactose-1-phosphate uridylyltransferase, which yields MKELGMDTLNNSKVIIARERINRPLDKMNNKTNKSIENNEYSKSCPFCRGNEGNISDETCVINKDNKWIIKSVKNRYPIIDENPLNEIKGEHEVIIDTYKHNGNFYNMIEEEFYNLLLMYKVRFNSLKKDENVKYICLFKNYLREAGASLMHSHSQILSLPFIPPDLENEYKVCEEFYEKMGINMYNHLIIQEIENEKRVIHDSENFLVFVPEICKFTGDTVILFKHNTYFYDLNDENIKELSIILKKLFERIYEEYGNCPFNLYIHTHPVNIEKDYKDKYNAHIHIVPRKFNFGGFELSTGMYVSSVKSEDIANRLKFD from the coding sequence ATGAAAGAGCTTGGAATGGATACATTAAATAATAGTAAAGTTATTATTGCAAGAGAAAGAATCAATAGACCATTGGACAAAATGAATAATAAGACTAATAAAAGCATTGAAAACAATGAGTATAGCAAATCATGTCCATTTTGTAGAGGGAATGAAGGTAATATATCTGATGAAACTTGTGTCATAAATAAAGATAATAAATGGATAATTAAATCAGTTAAGAATAGATATCCTATTATAGATGAGAACCCTCTAAATGAAATAAAAGGAGAGCATGAGGTAATAATAGATACATATAAACATAACGGAAACTTTTATAATATGATAGAAGAAGAGTTTTATAATTTGCTATTAATGTATAAAGTTAGGTTTAACTCACTTAAAAAGGATGAAAATGTTAAATATATATGTTTATTTAAAAATTATCTAAGAGAAGCAGGAGCATCATTAATGCATTCTCATTCTCAAATTTTATCTCTACCATTTATTCCTCCAGATTTAGAAAATGAATATAAAGTTTGTGAGGAATTTTATGAAAAAATGGGTATAAATATGTATAATCATCTTATTATACAAGAAATTGAAAATGAAAAAAGAGTTATACATGATAGTGAAAACTTTTTGGTGTTTGTACCTGAGATTTGTAAATTTACAGGGGATACGGTTATCCTATTTAAACATAACACATATTTTTATGACTTAAATGATGAAAATATAAAAGAATTATCTATTATATTAAAGAAATTATTTGAAAGAATATATGAAGAGTATGGAAACTGCCCATTTAATTTATATATTCATACTCACCCTGTAAATATAGAAAAAGATTACAAAGATAAGTATAATGCACATATTCATATTGTCCCAAGAAAATTTAATTTTGGAGGATTTGAATTGAGTACTGGTATGTATGTATCATCAGTTAAATCAGAGGATATAGCAAATAGATTAAAATTTGACTAA
- a CDS encoding tyrosine-type recombinase/integrase, producing the protein MDNSYILSEREFEIFELFSIKMTPATKKDYFSKILLFKEKTNVENLLEVTKNECMDFISFVEDEYATSTSEKIFSYLHSFYAFMKREKYIELNPFTFVKKPIVTREKGKKDVLSIQEINQLIDSLGKLNSRDRLIMVFLVTTGCLLNELVRVKWKDLIVDEENNFYVRLGQGKKERVIKLHPYCFRLIESYRYFSGLSEIIIPSEDYIFTTQKSQSITDRNVRLIVKKAFDMAGLPQYSAKDLRHSYAAISLMLGADKEDIKKQLGWSDKYYAIRYKHVLNFVDSESIDYILGKDNFKLNKK; encoded by the coding sequence ATGGATAATAGTTATATATTGAGTGAGAGAGAATTTGAAATATTTGAATTATTTTCAATAAAAATGACACCAGCGACCAAAAAAGACTATTTTAGTAAGATACTTTTATTTAAAGAAAAAACTAATGTGGAAAACTTGCTAGAAGTAACAAAAAACGAATGTATGGATTTTATATCTTTTGTAGAAGATGAATATGCCACATCAACAAGTGAAAAGATTTTTAGCTACTTACATAGTTTTTATGCTTTTATGAAAAGAGAAAAATATATTGAATTAAATCCATTTACTTTTGTTAAAAAGCCTATAGTTACAAGAGAAAAAGGTAAAAAAGATGTGTTAAGTATACAAGAAATAAATCAGCTAATAGATTCTTTAGGTAAACTTAATTCTAGGGATAGACTAATAATGGTATTTTTAGTTACAACAGGGTGTTTATTAAACGAATTAGTAAGAGTCAAATGGAAAGACTTAATTGTAGATGAAGAAAATAATTTCTATGTAAGACTTGGTCAGGGTAAAAAAGAAAGAGTTATAAAACTTCATCCATATTGTTTCAGACTTATAGAAAGTTATAGATATTTTTCTGGGCTTAGTGAAATAATAATACCTTCTGAGGATTACATATTTACGACACAAAAAAGCCAATCTATTACAGATAGAAATGTAAGATTAATAGTAAAAAAAGCTTTTGATATGGCGGGATTACCTCAATACTCAGCAAAAGATTTAAGGCATTCATATGCAGCTATTTCTTTAATGCTTGGAGCAGATAAAGAAGATATAAAGAAACAGTTGGGATGGAGTGATAAATACTATGCTATAAGATATAAACACGTGTTAAATTTTGTTGATAGTGAGAGTATTGATTATATACTTGGCAAAGATAATTTTAAATTAAACAAAAAATGA
- the rny gene encoding ribonuclease Y, producing MLKNNIDILGLLQKEVDVIEIIASILGLAIGIIVGYFVRKNISETKIGEAKDLAKDIIDKANKDSETIKKEKLLEAKEEIHKWRTDAEKEQRERRNEVQKYERRVLQKEESIEKKQQNLETKESSLNEKLKVVQRKEEEVEEIKVKQLEKLEDISGVTCEKAKDIILSNAEREVRHEMSIMIKDIETQAKEEAEKKSREIIGYAIQKCAADHVAETTVTVVNLPNDEMKGRIIGREGRNIRTLETLTGIDLIIDDTPEAVILSGFDPIRREVARIALEKLISDGRIHPARIEEMVEKARREVDNIIKEFGEQATFETGVHGLHPELVKLLGRLNYRTSYGQNVLKHSIEVAHIAGIMAAEIGADIKLAKRAGLLHDIGKAVDHEMEGTHVEIGMDLLRRYKESKEIIHAMSTHHGDYEPQIVEAVLVTAADAISAARPGARRETLEAYIKRLEKLEEIANSYEGVEKSYAIQAGREIRIMVKPDSVNDEELHLLARKMTKEIEDELEYPGQIKVSIIRETRAIEYAK from the coding sequence ATGCTAAAGAATAATATTGATATTTTGGGATTATTACAAAAGGAGGTGGATGTCATAGAAATAATAGCCAGCATACTTGGTTTAGCTATTGGTATTATAGTTGGATATTTTGTTAGAAAAAATATATCTGAAACTAAAATTGGTGAAGCTAAAGACTTAGCCAAAGATATAATAGATAAAGCAAACAAAGACTCAGAAACAATAAAAAAAGAAAAATTATTAGAAGCAAAAGAAGAGATTCACAAATGGAGAACTGATGCTGAAAAAGAACAAAGAGAAAGACGTAATGAAGTTCAAAAGTATGAAAGAAGAGTTCTTCAAAAAGAAGAATCCATTGAAAAGAAGCAACAAAACTTAGAGACTAAAGAATCTAGTTTAAATGAAAAATTAAAAGTAGTACAAAGAAAAGAAGAAGAAGTAGAAGAAATAAAAGTTAAACAACTTGAAAAGCTTGAAGATATATCTGGGGTTACTTGTGAAAAAGCTAAAGATATAATTCTTTCAAATGCTGAAAGAGAAGTAAGACATGAAATGTCTATAATGATTAAGGATATTGAAACGCAAGCTAAAGAAGAAGCTGAAAAGAAATCTAGAGAAATAATAGGCTATGCTATCCAAAAATGTGCAGCAGATCATGTTGCAGAAACAACAGTAACTGTTGTTAATTTACCAAATGATGAAATGAAGGGGAGAATAATAGGTAGAGAGGGAAGAAATATAAGAACTCTAGAAACTTTAACAGGTATAGATCTTATAATTGATGACACTCCAGAAGCTGTAATTTTATCAGGCTTCGATCCTATTAGAAGAGAAGTAGCAAGAATAGCATTAGAAAAGCTAATATCAGATGGTAGAATACATCCAGCTAGAATAGAAGAGATGGTAGAAAAGGCAAGAAGAGAAGTTGATAATATCATAAAAGAGTTTGGAGAACAAGCTACTTTTGAAACTGGTGTGCATGGATTACATCCTGAACTAGTTAAATTACTTGGTAGATTGAATTATAGAACAAGTTATGGACAAAATGTATTAAAACATTCAATAGAGGTCGCTCATATAGCAGGAATTATGGCTGCGGAAATTGGAGCAGATATAAAACTAGCTAAGAGAGCAGGTCTGCTTCATGATATAGGTAAAGCAGTAGATCACGAAATGGAAGGAACTCATGTTGAAATAGGTATGGATTTACTTAGAAGATACAAAGAATCCAAAGAAATTATACATGCAATGAGTACTCACCATGGAGATTATGAGCCACAAATAGTTGAGGCTGTGTTAGTTACAGCAGCAGATGCCATATCTGCAGCAAGACCAGGTGCAAGAAGAGAAACTTTAGAGGCGTATATTAAGAGATTAGAGAAACTTGAAGAGATAGCTAATTCTTATGAAGGTGTAGAAAAGTCTTATGCAATTCAAGCTGGTAGAGAGATTAGAATAATGGTTAAACCTGATAGTGTAAATGATGAAGAACTTCATTTATTAGCTAGAAAGATGACTAAAGAAATTGAGGACGAGCTTGAATACCCAGGTCAAATAAAAGTAAGTATAATAAGAGAAACAAGAGCAATAGAATATGCTAAATAA
- a CDS encoding exodeoxyribonuclease III — translation MKLISWNVNGIRACVSKNFMEFFNEVDADIFCLQETKLQENQIDLQLEGYFQYWNYAKKKGYSGTAIFTKKEPLSVTYGINIEEHDQEGRVITLEFEDFYMVTVYTPNSQSELKRLDYRMKWEDDFRAYLKKLDETKPVIVCGDLNVAHKEIDLKNPKTNRKNAGFTDEERNKFTELLNKGFIDTFRYFYPDEANVYSWWSYRFKAREKNAGWRIDYFCTSEKLKERLVSAKIHTDVLGSDHCPVELIIK, via the coding sequence ATGAAACTTATATCATGGAATGTAAATGGAATAAGAGCTTGTGTGAGTAAAAATTTTATGGAGTTTTTTAATGAAGTTGATGCAGATATATTTTGCTTACAAGAAACAAAGTTACAAGAGAATCAAATAGACTTACAGCTTGAAGGATATTTTCAATATTGGAACTATGCAAAGAAAAAAGGATACTCAGGAACAGCTATTTTTACAAAAAAGGAACCATTAAGTGTGACTTATGGAATAAATATTGAAGAACATGACCAAGAGGGAAGAGTAATAACTCTAGAATTTGAAGACTTTTATATGGTAACAGTATATACACCAAACTCTCAAAGTGAATTGAAGAGACTAGATTACAGAATGAAATGGGAGGATGATTTTAGAGCATACTTGAAAAAACTTGATGAAACAAAGCCTGTTATAGTATGTGGTGATTTAAATGTGGCGCATAAAGAAATTGACTTAAAAAATCCAAAAACTAATAGAAAAAATGCTGGATTTACGGATGAAGAAAGAAATAAGTTTACAGAACTACTTAATAAAGGTTTTATCGATACATTTAGATATTTTTATCCAGATGAAGCAAATGTATACTCATGGTGGTCTTATAGATTTAAGGCTAGAGAAAAGAATGCAGGATGGAGAATAGATTATTTTTGTACATCTGAAAAATTAAAAGAAAGATTAGTAAGTGCTAAAATACATACAGATGTATTAGGATCAGATCACTGTCCAGTGGAACTTATAATTAAATAA